The following coding sequences are from one Wenzhouxiangella sp. AB-CW3 window:
- the asd gene encoding archaetidylserine decarboxylase (Phosphatidylserine decarboxylase is synthesized as a single chain precursor. Generation of the pyruvoyl active site from a Ser is coupled to cleavage of a Gly-Ser bond between the larger (beta) and smaller (alpha chains). It is an integral membrane protein.), protein MSASFSDRLRSWPQYLLPRHLLTALAWRLSTCRSGWFRRPFIAVFIRLFGVDLAEAERDKPGDYENFNDFFTRALAPGARPLADQRHRMVCPSDGTVSQLGRLSEDRIVQVKGIDYTAAELLASRERAEAFVDGHFVTVYLAPYDYHRVHSPIAGHVTEEVRVPGDLFSVSAATVRTVPRLFARNERMVAMLDTAHGPVAVVMVAAMLVAGIETVWGSPADRRPGRESRTTAIDRHFLDRGAELGRFHWGSTVIVLTPRDFPGWHDDLVPGARVRMGQALTGLVASPNPNPEHQP, encoded by the coding sequence GTGAGCGCCTCATTTTCGGATCGGCTGCGTAGTTGGCCGCAATACCTGCTGCCCCGGCACCTGCTGACCGCGCTGGCTTGGCGATTGTCGACCTGTCGTTCTGGCTGGTTCCGGCGGCCATTCATCGCCGTGTTCATTCGCCTGTTCGGTGTCGACCTGGCCGAGGCCGAGCGCGACAAACCGGGCGACTACGAAAACTTCAATGATTTCTTCACCCGGGCTCTCGCCCCCGGCGCTCGACCACTGGCCGATCAGCGCCATCGCATGGTCTGCCCGTCCGACGGAACCGTCAGTCAGCTTGGCCGTCTGAGTGAAGACCGCATTGTCCAGGTCAAGGGCATCGACTACACTGCCGCCGAGTTGCTGGCCTCACGCGAGCGGGCCGAAGCCTTTGTCGACGGACACTTCGTGACCGTCTACCTGGCCCCATACGACTATCACCGGGTTCACAGCCCCATCGCCGGCCACGTAACCGAAGAGGTGCGAGTGCCCGGCGACCTGTTCAGTGTCTCGGCGGCCACCGTGCGGACCGTACCGCGCCTGTTCGCACGCAATGAACGCATGGTCGCCATGCTCGATACCGCCCACGGGCCGGTCGCAGTGGTCATGGTTGCCGCCATGTTGGTCGCCGGTATAGAAACCGTCTGGGGCAGCCCCGCCGACCGTCGCCCGGGTCGTGAATCGCGCACCACCGCCATTGATCGCCATTTTCTCGACCGCGGAGCCGAGCTCGGTCGCTTCCACTGGGGGTCCACCGTCATTGTCCTTACGCCCCGAGACTTTCCCGGGTGGCATGATGATCTTGTTCCGGGCGCCCGGGTTCGCATGGGGCAGGCGCTGACCGGCCTTGTCGCATCCCCCAATCCCAATCCCGAGCATCAGCCATGA
- the prmB gene encoding 50S ribosomal protein L3 N(5)-glutamine methyltransferase: MKLIDHIHQHVAEMEAAGLHFGHGTDNAFDEACWMASATLGLAPDFDESVFQRELASAEENRLRDLVAERIATRKPLAYLLGEAWFCGMAFEVNEDVLVPRSPLAELIVEGFAPWMEPGRLRRVVDVGTGSGCLAIAVAKRWPEATVDAVDISPEALKLARRNAERHDVSERVDCIESDLLEGLGERRYDVILANPPYVPTASMADLPEEYRHEPVLGLEAGDDGLDLVRHLLDQASDHLEPGGILVCEVGEAAEAADRLLAERKIEATWLDFEHGGEGVFLVSPTRP; encoded by the coding sequence ATGAAACTGATCGACCATATTCATCAGCATGTCGCCGAGATGGAAGCCGCCGGTCTGCATTTCGGGCATGGCACCGACAACGCCTTTGACGAGGCTTGCTGGATGGCCTCGGCGACTCTGGGGCTGGCGCCGGACTTCGATGAATCGGTATTCCAGCGCGAGCTGGCATCGGCCGAGGAAAACCGCTTGCGCGACCTGGTGGCCGAACGCATTGCGACTCGCAAGCCACTGGCCTACCTGCTGGGCGAGGCCTGGTTCTGCGGCATGGCCTTCGAGGTCAACGAAGATGTGCTGGTGCCGCGCTCACCGTTGGCCGAGCTGATCGTTGAGGGGTTTGCACCCTGGATGGAGCCGGGCAGGCTCAGGCGCGTGGTGGATGTGGGCACCGGGTCGGGCTGTCTCGCCATTGCCGTGGCGAAGCGCTGGCCCGAAGCGACAGTGGATGCGGTTGACATCAGCCCCGAAGCACTAAAACTGGCCCGCCGTAACGCCGAGCGGCACGACGTGTCCGAGCGCGTCGACTGCATCGAATCGGATCTGCTCGAAGGGCTGGGGGAGCGTCGGTACGACGTCATCCTCGCCAACCCGCCATACGTGCCGACCGCCTCGATGGCCGATTTACCCGAGGAGTACCGCCACGAACCCGTCCTCGGTCTGGAGGCCGGCGACGACGGGCTCGACCTGGTCCGGCACCTGCTCGATCAGGCATCCGATCACCTGGAACCCGGCGGAATCCTGGTCTGCGAAGTGGGCGAAGCCGCCGAAGCCGCCGATCGTCTGCTGGCCGAGCGAAAGATCGAGGCCACCTGGCTGGACTTCGAACACGGAGGGGAAGGGGTGTTCCTGGTTTCCCCTACTCGACCGTGA
- the glmS gene encoding glutamine--fructose-6-phosphate transaminase (isomerizing) produces the protein MCGIVGATSPRNITPILIEGLKRLEYRGYDSAGLAVLVDDQLELRRAVGKVEKLVAAVEANGADSHSGIAHTRWATHGRPTEENAHPHVSNRQLAVVHNGIIENHDELRALLQAEGFEFASETDTEVIAHLIAHEVTGAGDFRSAFLRAVSRLEGAYAIAVVTPEDPEAVYFARMGSPLVVGVGLEENFVASDPLALLQVTDRFIHLEDGDLGRIDRDIIALFDRSGEPVERPSERYAHDDQVASKGDYRHFMLKEIHEQPEAVANTLVGKLGSRHVLTESLGPEANAILPDIEAIHIIACGTSYHAGLVARYWLEAIAGIPVNVEVASEYRYRKPVAPRNTLFVGISQSGETADTLAALRFAKQAGYCQTLALCNMPGSTLVRESGLRLLTNAGVEIGVASTKAFTTQLAALYWFTIALARARGQIDEETEAAAVAELRELPEQIRQTLSLESAIQQLSETFIDKHHALFLGRGTHYPVALEGALKLKEISYIHAEAYPAGELKHGPLALVDEDMPVISVAPGDNLLGKLKSNLEEVRARGGQLVNFVASSVDMHEGTGVTNIHVPGMDNALSPLIATIPLQLLAYHVALLKGTDIDKPRNLAKSVTVE, from the coding sequence ATGTGCGGAATCGTAGGCGCTACCTCACCGAGAAACATCACCCCCATACTCATCGAGGGGCTGAAGCGGCTGGAATACCGCGGCTACGATTCAGCCGGCCTGGCCGTGCTGGTCGACGACCAGCTCGAACTGAGGCGCGCGGTCGGCAAGGTCGAAAAACTGGTTGCCGCAGTCGAGGCCAACGGCGCCGACAGCCACAGCGGTATCGCCCATACCCGCTGGGCCACGCACGGCCGACCGACCGAGGAGAACGCACACCCGCATGTCTCCAACCGGCAACTTGCGGTGGTGCACAACGGCATTATCGAAAATCACGACGAATTGCGCGCCTTGCTTCAGGCCGAGGGCTTCGAGTTCGCTTCGGAGACCGATACCGAGGTCATTGCCCACCTGATCGCCCACGAAGTCACTGGTGCCGGCGATTTTCGCAGTGCCTTTCTGCGTGCGGTCAGTCGACTCGAAGGAGCCTATGCCATCGCCGTCGTCACACCGGAAGACCCCGAGGCGGTCTACTTTGCCCGCATGGGCAGCCCGCTGGTGGTCGGTGTCGGGCTGGAAGAGAATTTCGTTGCCTCCGATCCGCTGGCACTGCTGCAGGTCACCGACCGCTTCATTCACCTGGAAGACGGCGACCTGGGCCGGATCGACCGCGACATCATTGCCCTGTTCGACCGTTCAGGCGAACCGGTGGAACGACCAAGTGAACGCTACGCTCATGACGACCAGGTGGCCAGCAAGGGCGACTATCGTCACTTCATGCTCAAGGAGATTCACGAGCAGCCCGAGGCCGTCGCCAACACGCTGGTCGGCAAGCTGGGCAGCCGTCATGTGCTGACCGAATCGCTGGGGCCGGAAGCCAATGCCATTCTGCCCGACATCGAGGCGATCCATATCATCGCCTGCGGCACCAGCTACCACGCCGGCCTGGTGGCGCGCTACTGGCTGGAGGCCATTGCCGGCATTCCGGTCAACGTCGAAGTCGCCAGCGAATACCGCTACCGCAAGCCGGTCGCTCCGCGCAATACACTGTTTGTCGGTATCTCGCAGTCAGGCGAGACTGCGGATACCCTGGCGGCCCTCAGATTCGCCAAACAGGCCGGGTATTGCCAGACCCTGGCCCTGTGCAACATGCCGGGCTCTACCCTGGTGCGCGAGTCCGGACTGAGGCTGCTGACCAATGCCGGGGTGGAAATCGGTGTGGCCTCGACCAAGGCCTTTACCACCCAGCTTGCCGCGCTGTACTGGTTCACCATCGCCCTGGCGCGTGCGCGCGGGCAGATCGACGAGGAAACCGAAGCCGCCGCCGTTGCCGAGCTGCGCGAGTTGCCCGAACAGATCCGGCAGACGCTGTCGCTGGAGAGCGCCATCCAGCAACTGTCAGAGACCTTCATCGACAAGCATCACGCGCTGTTTCTAGGGCGCGGCACCCACTATCCCGTGGCCCTGGAAGGCGCCCTGAAGCTCAAGGAAATCAGTTACATCCATGCCGAGGCCTACCCGGCCGGGGAGCTCAAGCACGGCCCCCTGGCGCTGGTCGACGAGGACATGCCGGTCATCAGTGTCGCTCCGGGCGACAACTTGCTGGGCAAACTCAAATCGAACCTGGAAGAAGTCCGCGCGCGCGGCGGACAACTGGTCAACTTCGTGGCCAGCAGTGTCGACATGCACGAGGGCACGGGCGTTACCAACATTCATGTGCCGGGCATGGACAATGCGCTCAGCCCGCTGATTGCCACCATCCCGCTACAGTTGCTGGCCTACCACGTGGCCCTGCTCAAGGGCACGGATATCGACAAGCCCCGCAATCTGGCCAAGTCGGTCACGGTCGAGTAG
- a CDS encoding transcription termination/antitermination protein NusG, with the protein MSQHRQWRAVLCRPKQERKAEAHLEHQGFEVFLPRLRARRLLRGRPIARVEPLFPRYLFVRLEAFADDWSTIRSTRGAIGLVRFGNEFPVLEDGIIYELRARQDDQGLIDLSAAMDVRANDPVEITSGAMAGLRAVFRARTGEDRVIVLLKLLNKEREIELPRDHIRKVV; encoded by the coding sequence ATGAGTCAACACCGGCAGTGGCGGGCGGTGCTGTGCCGCCCGAAACAGGAACGCAAGGCCGAGGCCCACCTGGAGCATCAGGGCTTCGAGGTTTTTCTGCCGCGCCTGCGGGCACGCCGCCTGTTGCGGGGTCGGCCCATCGCCCGGGTCGAACCGCTGTTTCCCCGCTACCTCTTCGTTCGACTTGAGGCCTTCGCCGACGACTGGTCAACCATTCGATCTACCCGGGGCGCCATTGGCCTGGTGCGCTTCGGCAACGAATTTCCAGTGCTGGAAGACGGTATCATTTACGAGTTGAGAGCCCGGCAGGACGATCAGGGTCTGATCGACCTTTCTGCCGCCATGGACGTCCGTGCCAACGATCCGGTCGAGATCACCAGCGGCGCGATGGCCGGCCTGAGAGCGGTTTTTCGAGCCCGAACCGGCGAGGATCGCGTCATAGTGCTGCTCAAGCTCCTCAACAAGGAACGAGAAATCGAACTGCCACGCGACCATATCCGGAAGGTGGTCTGA
- a CDS encoding electron transfer flavoprotein subunit beta/FixA family protein, with translation MKILVTLKRVVDYNVRVRVKSDGSGVETDGVKMSINPFDEIALEEALRIKERGEAEEVIVASIGGNEVQQQLRTGLAMGADRAIQVDAETPVQPLTAARIFLKLVEKEEPGIVFLGKQAIDDDCNQTGQMLAALWDRPQATFASKVEIADGTATVAREVDAGLEYIEVDLPAVMTSDLRLNEPRFVKLPEIMKAKRKPLETLSLDDLEVERVADIEMTTFEPPPKRGGGKIVESVDELVSELKAKGLL, from the coding sequence ATGAAGATTCTGGTCACCCTCAAGCGGGTGGTGGACTACAACGTGCGCGTGCGCGTGAAATCCGACGGCTCCGGCGTCGAGACCGACGGCGTGAAGATGTCGATCAACCCGTTTGACGAGATTGCCCTGGAGGAGGCGCTGCGCATCAAGGAGCGCGGTGAGGCCGAGGAAGTGATCGTCGCCTCGATCGGCGGCAACGAGGTGCAGCAGCAGCTGCGCACCGGCCTGGCCATGGGCGCCGATCGCGCCATCCAGGTGGATGCAGAAACGCCGGTGCAGCCCCTGACCGCCGCCCGCATCTTTCTGAAGCTGGTCGAAAAGGAAGAGCCGGGCATCGTGTTTCTCGGCAAGCAGGCCATCGACGATGACTGCAACCAGACCGGCCAGATGCTGGCCGCGCTGTGGGACCGGCCACAGGCCACCTTTGCCTCGAAAGTCGAGATTGCCGATGGCACGGCCACGGTGGCCCGTGAGGTCGACGCCGGGCTGGAATACATCGAGGTGGATCTGCCGGCGGTGATGACCTCGGATCTGCGCCTGAACGAGCCGCGTTTCGTCAAGCTGCCCGAGATCATGAAGGCCAAGCGCAAGCCGCTTGAGACCCTGTCGCTGGACGATCTGGAAGTGGAGCGCGTTGCCGATATCGAGATGACTACCTTCGAGCCCCCGCCCAAGCGTGGTGGCGGCAAAATCGTCGAAAGCGTGGATGAACTGGTGTCCGAACTCAAGGCGAAGGGGTTGCTGTAA
- a CDS encoding electron transfer flavoprotein subunit alpha/FixB family protein, translated as MSKILIIAEHDGETLNPSTAKALTGALGLGVSDIDVAVFAADPAPIAEQAAKLEGVSRVLSIAGEDFTHALAARLAPEIKALAGDYSHILAPSTTFGKDVLPRAAALIGVNQVSDIQEVIDERTFKRPIYAGNAIVTVKVAEGQPVVATIRTASFAAAGEGGSAEIESRDAQGSDPGHTRFVKLEGGGGEGPDLASAPVVVSGGRAMGSSEGFDIIYSLAKKLNAAVGASRAAVDAGYVPNELQVGQTGKIIAPDLYFAIGISGAIQHLTGIKDAGTIVAINKDPEAPIFEVADLGLVGDLFELVPELEKSL; from the coding sequence ATGTCCAAGATTCTGATCATCGCCGAACATGACGGCGAAACGCTCAATCCGTCCACGGCCAAGGCGCTGACCGGCGCGCTGGGGCTGGGAGTTTCCGACATCGATGTGGCGGTATTTGCCGCCGATCCGGCTCCGATTGCCGAGCAGGCCGCGAAGCTCGAGGGCGTCAGCCGCGTGCTGAGCATTGCCGGCGAGGATTTCACGCATGCCCTGGCCGCGCGCCTGGCGCCGGAGATCAAGGCCCTGGCGGGTGATTATTCACACATCCTGGCACCGTCGACGACCTTCGGGAAGGATGTGCTGCCGCGTGCCGCCGCACTCATCGGCGTCAACCAGGTCTCCGATATCCAGGAAGTGATCGACGAGCGCACCTTCAAGCGCCCGATCTATGCCGGCAACGCCATCGTCACCGTCAAGGTGGCCGAAGGGCAGCCGGTGGTGGCTACCATCCGCACCGCGTCGTTTGCCGCGGCCGGGGAGGGTGGCTCGGCCGAGATCGAGTCGCGTGATGCGCAGGGATCTGATCCGGGTCACACCCGCTTCGTCAAACTCGAAGGCGGTGGCGGCGAAGGGCCGGACCTGGCCTCGGCACCCGTAGTGGTGTCCGGTGGTCGCGCCATGGGATCGTCGGAAGGTTTCGATATCATTTATTCGCTGGCCAAAAAACTCAATGCCGCGGTCGGCGCGTCGCGCGCGGCGGTGGACGCCGGTTACGTGCCCAACGAGTTGCAGGTCGGCCAGACCGGCAAGATCATTGCCCCGGACCTGTATTTCGCCATCGGCATTTCCGGTGCCATCCAGCACCTGACAGGCATCAAGGATGCCGGTACCATCGTGGCCATCAACAAGGATCCGGAAGCACCGATTTTCGAAGTGGCCGATCTGGGGCTGGTGGGCGATCTATTCGAGCTTGTGCCGGAGCTGGAGAAGTCGCTCTAG
- a CDS encoding ligand-binding sensor domain-containing diguanylate cyclase, producing the protein MTDWGLLGPGRLIALVVAVLALPCAWALPPEVPPHQLHEQRWGVADGMPQITGKDVLQAGNGMIWIGTQDGTVRFDGHEFEVFHPDTHAGLGHNHVNALAEDAEGRIWIGHESGLSVFKGDRFHAVDFGEERSGPVRDLAVDAGRDRVWAATEHGLFEFRDTSPRRIEGVAGSLFSITHDPVHGPFAGGRGELWWQEEGQWHQHVLPEDRSDDEFTALLVSGDTLLVGTSDGMYQASPGTDPAHWHRTLDGHEIHDLLIDRHDTLWISSVSGLYRQLSGDAAPAPVVTGYITASEWLHRLSLDDRGHLWVGTQANGVIRLAPSPFRRFTEVDGLIDGMVWSFEEDRDGTVWVGTNDQGLFRQIGERFEQAVAPDALPHPMVMGIYADEEGNRLWVNTRGGVAWFDRSTLEPLDTPADLPERNVSRVFRASDGRYWMASFEGLYWWRNGELQRVGSQQGVTQARVRDVMEDSHGEIWVGTDTGLFRGGVDGFEPVGEDTEIGELSVSSLFEIDGEIWAMMQGAWMRVDDERVRTYTDGRGLSATVASFMTRIGDEIWATSHEGIQRIPLEQFDEIDRGERSSFEPRIYGGLDHPVIAQCNGGLGQAGLYQPDAGLLWCPSLEGVLILDVAQARQDPPPPRPRLARVRAGGEQHELGHVEAAELVLPPAVRDLEVDFAGLDFRWPKGVKHRFRLIGFDDEWVEAGARRTAFYTNLPPGDYRFEVLAGNEQGLYSDDPAVLTLKLEPSYYQTLWFRLLVSVLVLIMLYLGWRYSVRHLRRRGRLLEHMVRERTEQLKEVNRQLLDASLTDPLTGLRNRRFLVEQIPHDIAGVDRVYRRKGKHANEDISFLMVDLDHFKQINDRYGHTAGDQVLSRFAQLLQAQVRDSDYVVRWGGEEFLIVARHSEGDQATACAERIMAAVRSEVFDTDRGEINVSCSIGVATYPALAEQPEMLSWEEVIELADAANYLAKREGRDRWVSLALRPGAATAEFMPRFREQGIPALVDAGLLHVSREKSGEEA; encoded by the coding sequence ATGACTGACTGGGGATTGCTCGGGCCGGGACGGCTGATCGCTCTGGTGGTCGCTGTCCTGGCCTTGCCCTGTGCCTGGGCGCTGCCGCCTGAAGTTCCGCCGCATCAACTGCACGAGCAGCGCTGGGGCGTGGCCGATGGCATGCCCCAGATCACCGGCAAGGATGTGCTGCAGGCCGGCAACGGCATGATCTGGATCGGCACCCAGGACGGCACGGTGCGCTTCGATGGCCATGAGTTCGAAGTGTTTCATCCCGACACCCATGCCGGGCTGGGACACAATCATGTCAATGCCCTGGCCGAGGACGCAGAGGGACGGATCTGGATTGGCCATGAAAGCGGTCTGAGCGTTTTCAAGGGGGATCGATTCCACGCCGTGGACTTTGGTGAAGAGCGTAGCGGTCCGGTCCGGGACCTGGCCGTTGATGCCGGCCGAGATCGTGTCTGGGCCGCCACCGAACACGGCCTGTTCGAGTTCAGGGATACGTCTCCGCGACGTATCGAGGGGGTTGCCGGCTCGTTGTTCTCGATTACTCACGATCCGGTGCATGGACCATTTGCCGGCGGTCGAGGTGAGCTGTGGTGGCAGGAGGAGGGGCAATGGCACCAGCATGTCCTGCCCGAAGATCGATCCGATGATGAGTTCACGGCATTGCTGGTATCCGGAGATACATTGCTGGTGGGGACCAGCGATGGCATGTATCAGGCGAGCCCCGGCACCGATCCCGCCCACTGGCACCGGACGCTGGATGGCCACGAGATTCATGATCTGCTGATCGATCGCCATGACACGCTCTGGATCAGCAGCGTATCGGGACTGTACCGGCAACTGTCGGGCGATGCCGCGCCGGCCCCGGTTGTGACCGGATATATCACGGCCAGCGAGTGGCTGCATCGACTGAGCCTGGATGACCGTGGACACTTGTGGGTCGGCACGCAGGCCAACGGCGTGATCAGGCTTGCTCCGTCACCTTTTCGCCGTTTTACCGAGGTGGATGGTCTGATCGATGGCATGGTGTGGTCCTTCGAGGAAGATCGCGATGGCACCGTCTGGGTCGGCACCAATGACCAGGGGCTGTTTCGCCAGATCGGTGAGCGCTTCGAGCAGGCGGTGGCGCCCGATGCGCTGCCGCACCCGATGGTGATGGGTATCTATGCCGACGAAGAAGGCAACCGACTGTGGGTCAATACCCGCGGCGGAGTCGCCTGGTTTGACCGCTCAACGCTTGAGCCACTGGATACTCCCGCGGATTTACCCGAGCGCAATGTTTCTCGCGTATTCCGTGCCAGCGACGGGCGCTACTGGATGGCCAGTTTCGAGGGGCTCTACTGGTGGCGCAACGGAGAACTGCAGCGAGTCGGCTCGCAGCAGGGCGTGACCCAGGCACGGGTGCGGGACGTCATGGAAGACAGCCACGGCGAGATCTGGGTGGGGACGGATACCGGGCTGTTCCGGGGAGGCGTGGACGGATTCGAGCCGGTGGGCGAAGACACCGAGATTGGAGAGCTTTCGGTATCGAGCCTGTTCGAGATCGATGGCGAGATCTGGGCCATGATGCAGGGAGCCTGGATGCGAGTCGATGATGAGCGGGTGCGCACGTATACCGACGGTCGCGGGCTCAGTGCCACGGTGGCCTCGTTCATGACCCGCATCGGCGATGAAATCTGGGCAACCTCTCACGAGGGCATCCAGCGCATTCCGCTGGAACAGTTCGACGAGATCGACCGTGGCGAGCGCAGCAGCTTCGAGCCTCGGATCTACGGGGGGCTGGATCATCCTGTCATTGCCCAGTGCAACGGTGGATTGGGCCAGGCCGGTCTGTACCAGCCTGATGCAGGCCTTCTCTGGTGTCCGAGCCTTGAGGGCGTTCTGATTCTTGATGTCGCCCAGGCCCGACAGGATCCGCCGCCACCCCGGCCACGACTGGCGCGGGTGCGTGCTGGCGGCGAACAGCATGAGCTGGGTCATGTTGAAGCCGCGGAACTGGTCCTGCCGCCGGCCGTGCGCGACCTGGAGGTGGACTTTGCCGGGCTCGATTTCCGCTGGCCAAAGGGTGTCAAGCATCGTTTCCGACTGATCGGTTTCGATGATGAATGGGTCGAGGCCGGCGCCCGCCGTACGGCTTTCTACACCAACCTGCCCCCCGGCGACTATCGGTTCGAGGTGCTTGCCGGCAATGAGCAGGGGCTCTACAGTGACGATCCGGCCGTGCTGACCCTGAAGCTCGAACCAAGTTACTACCAGACCCTTTGGTTCCGGCTGCTGGTGTCCGTGTTGGTGTTGATCATGCTCTATCTGGGCTGGCGCTACAGTGTTCGCCACCTGCGTCGTCGCGGACGCTTGCTCGAACACATGGTGCGCGAGCGCACCGAGCAGCTCAAGGAAGTGAACCGGCAGTTGCTCGATGCCAGCCTGACCGATCCGCTGACCGGTTTGCGCAATCGACGTTTCCTGGTAGAGCAGATCCCCCATGACATTGCCGGCGTCGACCGGGTGTACCGGCGCAAGGGCAAGCATGCCAATGAGGACATCAGCTTCCTGATGGTCGATCTGGACCACTTCAAGCAGATCAACGATCGCTACGGGCACACAGCCGGTGACCAGGTGTTGTCCCGGTTCGCGCAGCTGTTGCAGGCCCAGGTTCGTGATTCCGATTACGTGGTGCGATGGGGTGGCGAAGAGTTTCTGATCGTGGCGCGTCACAGCGAGGGTGATCAGGCCACCGCCTGTGCCGAGCGCATCATGGCCGCCGTCAGAAGCGAGGTTTTCGATACCGATCGCGGCGAGATCAATGTCAGCTGCTCGATCGGTGTGGCCACCTATCCGGCCCTGGCCGAGCAGCCGGAAATGCTCAGTTGGGAAGAGGTCATCGAGCTGGCCGATGCAGCCAATTACCTGGCCAAGCGCGAAGGCCGGGATCGCTGGGTCAGCCTGGCCCTGCGCCCCGGTGCCGCGACGGCTGAATTCATGCCCCGTTTTCGTGAGCAGGGCATTCCAGCGCTGGTGGATGCCGGGCTGCTGCATGTTTCGCGCGAGAAATCCGGAGAGGAGGCCTGA
- a CDS encoding GNAT family N-acetyltransferase, translated as MSQTLVIRRAVPGDELLLLQLIRELAEYERLADEVEATPALLTESLFGEQAVAEGALAEWDGEVAGFALFFRNFSTFVGKPGLYLEDLYVREAFRGLGIGKALLLHLAGIARERGYGRMEWSVLDWNQPAIDFYKSLGARPMDEWTVFRLDEQALARLKGA; from the coding sequence ATGAGTCAGACCCTGGTGATTCGCCGTGCCGTACCCGGTGACGAACTGCTCCTGCTGCAATTGATCAGGGAGCTGGCCGAATATGAACGTCTTGCCGATGAGGTTGAAGCCACGCCCGCGCTTCTGACCGAGTCGCTGTTTGGGGAGCAGGCGGTGGCCGAAGGGGCGCTGGCCGAATGGGACGGAGAGGTGGCCGGCTTCGCGCTGTTCTTTCGCAACTTCTCCACATTCGTCGGCAAACCCGGACTTTACCTCGAAGACCTGTATGTCCGCGAAGCGTTTCGCGGACTTGGAATCGGCAAGGCCCTGTTGCTGCACCTGGCCGGCATCGCCCGCGAGCGCGGATACGGCCGCATGGAGTGGAGCGTGCTGGACTGGAATCAACCGGCCATTGATTTCTACAAGAGCCTGGGCGCGCGTCCCATGGACGAGTGGACCGTTTTCCGGCTCGATGAGCAGGCACTGGCCAGATTGAAAGGAGCCTGA